Proteins encoded in a region of the Quercus lobata isolate SW786 chromosome 8, ValleyOak3.0 Primary Assembly, whole genome shotgun sequence genome:
- the LOC115956088 gene encoding B-cell receptor-associated protein 31-like, with amino-acid sequence MIQVLYTVILAEMALILTLLFKTPLRKLVIITLDRLKRGRGPIMVKTIAATVLIVLTSSVYSIIKIQKRTIEGGIANPTDQVLMSKYMLEASLTGFMLFLSLMIDRLHYYIRELRSLRKTMEAAKKQNRNFDDGKNGNAEELKAMGEEIATLRAKIKKLESECETKAKEAKTAEAEAEALRKQSEGFLLEYDRLLEDNQNLRNQLESIDQSLTQPDNKKNM; translated from the exons atgatacAGGTACTCTATACCGTGATCTTGGCCGAAATGGCTCTGATCCTAACCCTCCTATTCAAGACTCCATTGCGAAAGCTCGTCATCATAACCTTGGATCGCCTCAAGCGCGGCCGGGGTCCTATCATGGTCAAGACCATCGCCGCCACCGTCCTCATCGTCCTCACGTCCAGCGTCTATAGCATAATCAAAATTCAGAAGCGTACGATCGAGGGTGGCATCGCCAATCCCACGGACCAGGTCCTCATGTCCAAGTACATGCTCGAAGCTTCTCTTACGG GATTCATGCTCTTCCTCTCACTGATGATAGATAGATTACATTATTACATTAGAGAACTTCGTTCACTTAGGAAAACCATGGAGGCTGCAAAGAAACAAAATCGTAATTTTGATGATGGGAAGAATGGCAATGCAGAGGAGCTTAAAGCCATGGGAGAAGAGATTGCTACATTGAGGGCAAAGATCAAGAAGCTGGAATCTGAATGTGAGACAAAAGCAAAGGAGGCAAAGACAGCAGAAGCTGAAGCTGAGGCTTTAAGAAAGCAATCTGAGGGATTCCTTCTGGAGTATGACCGATTGCTGGAAGACAATCAAAACCTTCGCAACCAGTTAGAGTCAATTGACCAAAGTTTGACACAGCCTGATAACAAAAAGAATATGTGA